The following are from one region of the Streptomyces tuirus genome:
- a CDS encoding GlxA family transcriptional regulator produces the protein MHTVAVLALDKVIPFDLSTPIEVFSRTRLPDGRPGYQVRVCAERDEVDAGAFALRAPWGLEGLQDADTIIVPGVTDPTAPLSPAVRDALRSAAGDGTRIASVCAGTFPLAATGLLDGLRVTTHWRAAGLLASLHPDVDVDPDVLYVDNGQLLTSAGAAAGLDLCLHMIRRDYGSAVAADAARLSVMPLEREGGQAQFIVHDHAPAPRGSELEALLTWLRENLARDLTLADIAAQSGTSVRTLIRRFREQTGTTPLQWLHRARIRQAQHLLETTQHSVERIGCQVGFGSPTTFRERFKRTTGVSPQTYRRTFG, from the coding sequence ATGCACACAGTCGCCGTTCTCGCGCTGGACAAGGTGATCCCGTTCGACCTGTCGACCCCGATCGAGGTCTTCTCGCGGACCCGCCTGCCCGACGGGCGGCCCGGCTACCAGGTCCGGGTGTGCGCCGAGCGCGACGAGGTCGACGCCGGGGCCTTCGCCCTGCGTGCGCCCTGGGGTCTGGAGGGCCTCCAGGACGCGGACACGATCATCGTGCCGGGCGTCACCGATCCCACGGCCCCGCTCTCCCCCGCCGTACGTGACGCCCTTCGGTCGGCCGCCGGCGACGGCACCCGGATCGCCTCCGTCTGCGCGGGCACCTTCCCCCTGGCCGCCACCGGGCTCCTCGACGGGCTGCGCGTCACGACCCACTGGCGCGCGGCCGGGCTTCTGGCCTCCCTCCACCCGGACGTCGACGTCGACCCGGACGTCCTCTACGTCGACAACGGCCAGTTGCTCACGTCGGCCGGCGCCGCCGCGGGGCTGGACCTGTGTCTGCACATGATCCGCCGGGACTACGGATCGGCGGTCGCCGCGGACGCCGCCCGCCTGTCGGTGATGCCGCTCGAACGCGAGGGCGGTCAGGCGCAGTTCATCGTCCACGACCACGCCCCCGCACCGCGGGGTTCCGAACTGGAGGCGCTGCTCACCTGGCTGAGGGAGAACCTGGCCCGCGACCTGACCCTGGCCGACATCGCCGCGCAGTCCGGGACCAGCGTCCGGACGCTGATCCGGCGGTTCCGCGAACAGACCGGGACCACCCCGCTCCAGTGGCTCCACCGGGCTCGCATCCGCCAGGCACAGCACCTGCTGGAAACCACGCAGCACTCCGTGGAGCGCATCGGCTGCCAGGTCGGCTTCGGCTCGCCCACCACGTTCCGCGAACGCTTCAAACGCACCACCGGCGTCAGCCCGCAGACCTACCGCCGCACTTTCGGCTGA
- a CDS encoding serine hydrolase domain-containing protein translates to MPTLEEGERPGERGGSSQLSAPRLRDGTPERAGLDPEELRHLVREVHVLTTGQRPWAPGAVLVVGRGPVIAVEEAAGWAVRYAAYDPDADAGVELPPEDRVPMTVDTPFDLASLTKLFTSVAAVQQIERGTLGIDAKAGAYLPDFTAAARHGITVRQLLTHTSGLRPELPLYDCADDAARLAALQAERPVGVPGTYCYSDLNMLLLQHVLERITGRTLDVLVHDGITRPLGMTATDFGPCPGAAATEDQRRPWAKADRGMLRGEVHDENAWALGGVAGHAGLFSTGRDLAVFCRTLLAGGSHGPARILGPDFVELLFTPPGLGFSLDQPWFMGDLAGRGAAGHTGFTGTSLVLDRATDTFLVLLTNAVHPRRRRPDNAPRAAAASRVARAVR, encoded by the coding sequence GTGCCGACCCTGGAAGAAGGAGAGCGGCCGGGCGAGCGTGGAGGGAGCAGTCAGCTGAGCGCACCCAGACTGCGCGACGGCACGCCGGAGCGGGCCGGACTCGACCCCGAGGAGCTGCGTCACCTCGTCCGGGAGGTCCACGTCCTCACCACCGGGCAGCGTCCCTGGGCGCCCGGCGCCGTCCTGGTCGTCGGACGCGGCCCGGTGATCGCCGTCGAGGAGGCGGCGGGCTGGGCCGTGCGCTACGCGGCCTACGATCCCGACGCCGACGCCGGGGTGGAACTGCCCCCCGAGGACCGGGTGCCGATGACCGTCGACACGCCCTTCGACCTGGCGTCCCTCACGAAACTGTTCACGTCCGTCGCCGCCGTGCAGCAGATCGAGCGCGGCACGCTCGGCATCGACGCGAAGGCCGGGGCGTATCTGCCCGACTTCACGGCCGCCGCCCGGCACGGCATCACGGTGCGGCAGCTGCTCACGCACACCTCCGGGCTGCGTCCCGAACTCCCGCTGTACGACTGCGCCGACGACGCGGCGCGGCTGGCGGCGCTCCAGGCGGAGCGGCCGGTCGGCGTGCCGGGCACCTACTGCTACTCCGACCTGAACATGCTGCTCCTTCAGCATGTCCTGGAGCGCATCACCGGGCGCACGCTCGACGTCCTCGTCCACGACGGCATCACCCGGCCGCTGGGCATGACGGCGACGGACTTCGGGCCGTGCCCGGGCGCCGCGGCGACGGAGGACCAGCGCCGGCCGTGGGCCAAGGCGGACCGGGGGATGCTGCGGGGCGAGGTCCACGACGAGAACGCCTGGGCGCTCGGGGGAGTGGCCGGCCACGCGGGCCTGTTCTCCACCGGCCGGGACCTCGCCGTGTTCTGCCGCACCCTCCTCGCCGGCGGCTCCCACGGCCCCGCCCGCATCCTCGGCCCGGACTTCGTCGAGCTCCTCTTCACCCCGCCGGGCCTGGGCTTCTCGCTCGACCAGCCGTGGTTCATGGGCGACCTGGCGGGCCGCGGCGCGGCGGGCCACACCGGGTTCACGGGCACGTCCCTCGTCCTCGACCGGGCCACGGACACGTTCCTCGTGCTCCTCACCAACGCGGTCCACCCACGCCGCCGCCGCCCGGACAACGCCCCGAGGGCGGCGGCGGCGTCACGGGTGGCCCGGGCGGTGCGGTGA
- a CDS encoding multidrug effflux MFS transporter, which yields MPEGGAPISETAQEASNTTAREAAAGAERPERTSQRRTGLLVTFLLGSLTAVPPLAMDMYLPSLPEVTRSLHAPAATVQLTLTACLAGMALGQLVVGPMSDRWGRRRPLLAGLAVFVVATVLCALAPTVELLVAFRLAQGLAGAAAIVIARAVVRDLYDGMAMARFFSTLMLISGAAPIVAPLIGGQILRVTDWRGVFAVLTVIGVLIGALVWTWLPETLAPAERHGGGVGEALRSMRGLLADRSFTGYTLTGGFAFAALFAYISASPFVIQEIYGASPQTFSLLFGVNSVGLVVVGQINGKFLVGRVSLDRVLGVGLAIVITAATALLLMSLGVFGEAGLVPVAAALFVLMSAMGVTLPNTQALALMRTKHAAGSASALLGTTSFLIGAIASPLVGVAGEDTALPMAVVQLAAALVALACFMGMCRPWKKESGRASVEGAVS from the coding sequence ATGCCCGAAGGTGGGGCGCCCATATCGGAGACCGCGCAGGAGGCATCGAACACCACCGCGCGGGAGGCCGCAGCCGGGGCGGAGCGGCCCGAGCGCACCTCGCAGCGCCGCACCGGGCTCCTGGTCACCTTCCTCCTCGGAAGCCTGACCGCCGTGCCACCGCTGGCGATGGACATGTACCTCCCGTCCCTGCCGGAGGTCACCCGCTCCCTGCACGCGCCGGCCGCGACCGTGCAGCTCACACTCACCGCCTGCCTGGCCGGCATGGCGCTCGGGCAGCTCGTGGTCGGGCCGATGAGCGACCGGTGGGGGCGCCGCCGCCCGCTGCTCGCCGGGCTCGCCGTCTTCGTCGTCGCCACCGTGCTGTGCGCCCTCGCCCCCACCGTCGAGCTGCTGGTGGCCTTCCGGCTGGCCCAGGGCCTCGCGGGCGCCGCCGCCATCGTCATCGCCCGGGCCGTCGTCCGCGACCTCTACGACGGCATGGCCATGGCCCGCTTCTTCTCCACCCTCATGCTGATCTCCGGGGCCGCCCCGATCGTGGCGCCGCTGATCGGCGGGCAGATCCTGCGCGTCACGGACTGGCGGGGCGTGTTCGCCGTCCTCACCGTCATCGGAGTGCTGATCGGCGCCCTGGTCTGGACGTGGCTGCCCGAGACCCTGGCGCCCGCCGAGCGGCACGGCGGCGGCGTCGGAGAGGCCCTGCGCTCGATGCGCGGCCTGCTCGCCGACCGCTCCTTCACCGGCTACACGCTCACCGGCGGCTTCGCCTTCGCCGCCCTCTTCGCCTACATCTCCGCCTCCCCCTTCGTCATCCAGGAGATCTACGGCGCCTCCCCGCAGACCTTCAGCCTGCTGTTCGGCGTCAACTCCGTCGGGCTGGTCGTCGTCGGCCAGATCAACGGCAAGTTCCTCGTCGGCCGGGTCAGCCTCGACCGGGTCCTGGGCGTCGGCCTCGCGATCGTCATCACCGCCGCGACCGCGTTGCTGCTGATGTCCCTCGGCGTCTTCGGCGAGGCCGGTCTGGTGCCCGTCGCCGCCGCGCTGTTCGTGCTCATGTCCGCCATGGGCGTCACCCTGCCCAACACCCAGGCCCTCGCCCTGATGCGCACCAAGCACGCCGCGGGCTCCGCATCGGCCCTGCTCGGCACCACCTCCTTCCTCATCGGCGCGATCGCCTCCCCGCTCGTCGGCGTCGCCGGGGAGGACACCGCCCTCCCGATGGCCGTCGTCCAACTGGCCGCCGCACTGGTGGCACTGGCCTGCTTCATGGGAATGTGCCGACCCTGGAAGAAGGAGAGCGGCCGGGCGAGCGTGGAGGGAGCAGTCAGCTGA
- a CDS encoding Gfo/Idh/MocA family protein produces the protein MTADTVRWGILATGGIAGAFTADLIDLPDAEVVAVASRSEEPAKAFAERFGIPRAYGDWNALARDEDIDVVYVATPHTAHRAAAGLCLAAGRNVLCEKPFTLNVREAEELVALAREHGRFLMEAMWMYCNPLVRRLKALVDDGAIGEVRSVQADFGLAGPFPPSHRLRNPELGGGALLDLGVYPVSFAQLLLGEPSDVAARAVLSEEGVDLQTAAVLSYDSGALGAVHCSIVGGTATSASVTGSRGRIDIPHGFFFPDRFVLHRDGRDAEEFTADPADGPRNSMRHEALEVMRAVRAGETESPLVPLDGTLAVMRTLDAIRDQVGVRYPDETGEPELTPA, from the coding sequence ATGACGGCGGACACGGTGCGGTGGGGGATCCTGGCGACCGGCGGGATAGCGGGCGCGTTCACCGCGGACCTGATCGACCTGCCGGACGCGGAGGTCGTGGCGGTGGCGTCCCGGTCGGAGGAGCCGGCGAAGGCGTTCGCGGAGCGGTTCGGGATCCCCCGGGCCTACGGCGACTGGAACGCCCTCGCGCGGGACGAGGACATCGATGTCGTCTACGTCGCAACCCCGCACACGGCGCACCGGGCCGCCGCGGGGCTGTGTCTGGCGGCCGGGCGGAACGTGCTGTGCGAGAAGCCCTTCACGCTGAACGTGCGCGAGGCGGAGGAACTCGTCGCGCTGGCGCGGGAGCACGGGCGCTTCCTGATGGAGGCGATGTGGATGTACTGCAACCCGCTGGTGCGGCGGCTGAAGGCGCTGGTCGACGACGGTGCGATCGGCGAGGTGCGCAGCGTCCAGGCCGACTTCGGGCTGGCCGGCCCCTTCCCGCCCTCGCACCGGCTGCGCAACCCGGAACTGGGCGGTGGCGCGCTGCTCGACCTGGGCGTGTACCCGGTGTCGTTCGCGCAGCTGCTGCTCGGCGAGCCGTCGGACGTCGCGGCGCGGGCGGTGCTCTCCGAGGAGGGCGTCGACCTCCAGACGGCGGCGGTCCTCTCCTACGACAGCGGCGCGCTCGGTGCGGTGCACTGCTCCATAGTGGGCGGTACGGCGACCTCCGCCTCGGTGACCGGCTCCCGGGGCCGGATCGACATCCCGCACGGGTTCTTCTTCCCGGACCGCTTCGTGCTGCACCGGGACGGCCGCGACGCCGAGGAGTTCACGGCCGACCCGGCGGACGGGCCCCGCAACAGCATGCGCCACGAGGCGCTGGAGGTGATGCGGGCCGTGCGGGCGGGTGAGACCGAGTCCCCGCTGGTCCCGCTCGACGGCACGCTCGCCGTGATGCGCACGCTGGACGCGATCCGCGACCAGGTCGGCGTCCGTTACCCCGACGAGACGGGCGAGCCGGAACTCACGCCCGCCTGA
- a CDS encoding SDR family oxidoreductase: MNAKDNAIAVVTGAGSGIGRAVAVELLRTGWSVALAGRRAETLEETAALASGGADGGVPAGAALTVRTDVARPEDVNALFAATVERFGRVDLLFNNAGTFGPGGVPVEELPYEAWRHVVDTNLNGAFLCAQAAYRQMKEQDPQGGRIINNGSISAHTPRPLSVAYTATKHALTGLTKSLSLDGRPYGIAVGQIDIGNAATDMTSRMQTGALQANGDVAPEPVMDVADVARTVRHMAELPLEANVQFATVLATAMPYVGRG; the protein is encoded by the coding sequence ATGAATGCCAAGGACAATGCGATCGCGGTGGTGACCGGGGCGGGTTCCGGCATCGGCCGGGCGGTCGCCGTGGAACTGCTGCGTACGGGCTGGTCGGTGGCGCTGGCGGGCCGGCGTGCGGAGACCCTGGAGGAGACGGCGGCCCTGGCGTCCGGGGGCGCGGACGGGGGCGTACCCGCCGGGGCGGCTCTCACCGTACGGACGGACGTCGCACGCCCCGAGGACGTGAACGCCCTGTTCGCCGCCACCGTCGAGCGCTTCGGCCGGGTCGACCTGCTGTTCAACAACGCGGGCACGTTCGGCCCCGGCGGGGTGCCGGTCGAGGAACTGCCCTACGAGGCCTGGCGGCACGTGGTGGACACCAACCTCAACGGGGCGTTCCTGTGCGCGCAGGCGGCGTACCGGCAGATGAAGGAGCAGGACCCGCAGGGCGGCCGGATCATCAACAACGGCTCGATCTCCGCGCACACGCCCCGCCCGCTGTCGGTGGCCTACACGGCGACCAAGCACGCCCTGACCGGCTTGACCAAGTCCCTGTCCCTGGACGGGCGGCCGTACGGAATCGCCGTCGGTCAGATCGACATCGGCAACGCGGCCACGGACATGACGTCCCGTATGCAGACGGGGGCCCTCCAGGCGAACGGGGACGTCGCCCCGGAACCGGTCATGGACGTCGCGGACGTGGCCCGCACGGTGCGGCACATGGCGGAGTTGCCGCTGGAGGCGAACGTGCAGTTCGCGACCGTACTGGCGACGGCGATGCCGTACGTCGGACGCGGCTGA
- a CDS encoding nuclear transport factor 2 family protein, translated as MTIQTTRLSDPAVRAFVTAVNNHDRESFMKVLAPGATMTDDGSDRDLDDWVDREIFSSHGHMEVDNESNGGRSLLARYSNDTWGEMRTRWSFQVDDDGRIVRFETGQA; from the coding sequence ATGACGATTCAGACCACGCGCCTCAGCGATCCGGCCGTCCGGGCCTTCGTGACCGCCGTGAACAACCACGACCGCGAGAGCTTCATGAAGGTCCTCGCGCCGGGCGCGACCATGACCGACGACGGGTCCGACCGTGACCTCGACGACTGGGTGGACCGGGAGATCTTCTCCTCCCACGGCCACATGGAGGTCGACAACGAGTCCAACGGCGGCCGCTCCCTCCTCGCCCGCTACAGCAACGACACCTGGGGCGAGATGCGCACCCGGTGGAGTTTCCAGGTGGACGACGACGGCCGGATCGTGCGTTTCGAGACCGGGCAGGCCTGA
- a CDS encoding DoxX family protein, with the protein MTPDNRRDLGLLLLRLGTGGVLAAHGAQKLFGWFGGHGIEGTGQFMESIGYVPGKASATAAGLAEAGGGTLLALGLATPAAGAAAAGAMAGAAAVHAPNGFFNQSGGYEYAATLGLTAAGLAITGPGRYSLDHLLGHAVNRGWMIPAAFAATAAGTALVVGARARRLRQAKEGEQEALFEEE; encoded by the coding sequence GTGACACCTGACAACCGACGTGATCTTGGCCTGCTGCTGCTCCGGCTGGGGACGGGCGGCGTGCTGGCCGCCCACGGCGCGCAGAAGCTGTTCGGCTGGTTCGGCGGACATGGCATCGAGGGGACCGGCCAGTTCATGGAGTCCATCGGCTACGTCCCCGGCAAGGCGAGCGCGACGGCGGCGGGCCTCGCGGAGGCCGGCGGCGGCACACTGCTGGCCCTGGGCCTGGCCACTCCGGCCGCGGGCGCGGCGGCGGCCGGCGCGATGGCCGGCGCTGCAGCGGTGCACGCCCCGAACGGCTTCTTCAACCAGAGCGGGGGCTACGAGTACGCGGCGACGCTGGGCCTGACCGCCGCGGGCCTGGCCATCACCGGCCCGGGCCGCTACTCCCTGGACCACCTGCTCGGCCACGCGGTGAACCGCGGCTGGATGATCCCGGCGGCCTTCGCGGCGACGGCGGCGGGCACGGCGCTGGTGGTGGGGGCCCGGGCGAGGCGCCTGCGGCAGGCGAAGGAGGGGGAGCAGGAGGCGTTGTTCGAGGAGGAGTAG
- a CDS encoding MazG-like family protein encodes MSDHTPAAELWSTIDALTRWLDTNRPVGGREGLLLRVLKLTEEVGEVSEAVIGATGQNPRKGVTHTWEDVQAELCDVAITALVALRTLTPEARGVFGGHLGRVRERSVGSK; translated from the coding sequence ATGAGCGACCACACCCCCGCCGCTGAACTCTGGTCCACCATCGACGCCCTGACGCGGTGGCTCGACACCAACCGCCCCGTCGGGGGCCGCGAGGGCCTCCTCCTGCGCGTCCTGAAACTGACCGAGGAGGTCGGCGAGGTCTCGGAGGCGGTGATCGGGGCGACGGGGCAGAACCCGCGCAAGGGCGTCACGCACACATGGGAGGACGTGCAGGCGGAGCTGTGCGATGTCGCCATCACGGCGCTGGTGGCGTTGCGGACGCTGACGCCGGAGGCGCGGGGGGTGTTCGGGGGGCATTTGGGGCGGGTGCGGGAGAGGTCGGTGGGGTCGAAATGA
- a CDS encoding AraC family transcriptional regulator: MARREQTSWTRARLGRAGPPLDLLTAHFDSHVYAPHAHDEFTIGVTVGGSEVIAYRGGHIHSYPGSIVVLEPGEMHTGGPAACDGYAYQALYAEPALLTDGTLGGLTHFRDPVLHDPELAAALRAAHTDISACPDPLEAESRLPWLLTALARRHSTARAASDTVPGADHIARSVRDRLADELLDPPSLAALATDLGLSRYQLLRAFRTTMGVPPYAWLAQHRVARARGLLAAGLRPAEVAGLVGFADQAHLTRWFRRVLGVTPAAYRNSVQDT; encoded by the coding sequence ATGGCGAGACGAGAACAGACCAGCTGGACCAGGGCACGCCTGGGCCGCGCCGGCCCGCCCCTCGACCTCCTCACCGCCCACTTCGACAGCCACGTCTACGCGCCCCACGCCCACGACGAATTCACCATCGGTGTCACGGTCGGCGGCTCGGAGGTCATCGCGTACCGGGGCGGTCACATCCACTCCTACCCGGGCTCGATCGTCGTCCTGGAGCCCGGCGAGATGCACACCGGCGGCCCGGCCGCCTGCGACGGCTACGCCTACCAGGCCCTCTACGCCGAACCGGCCCTCCTCACCGACGGCACCCTCGGCGGCCTGACGCACTTCCGCGACCCCGTCCTCCACGACCCGGAACTGGCGGCGGCCCTGCGCGCCGCCCACACCGACATCAGCGCCTGCCCCGACCCGCTGGAGGCCGAGTCCCGGTTGCCCTGGCTGCTCACGGCCCTGGCCCGCCGCCACTCCACGGCCCGGGCGGCCAGCGACACCGTGCCCGGCGCCGACCACATCGCCAGGTCCGTCCGCGACCGCCTCGCGGACGAACTGCTGGACCCTCCCTCCCTGGCCGCCCTCGCCACGGACCTGGGCCTGTCCCGCTACCAGCTGCTCCGCGCCTTCCGCACGACGATGGGCGTACCGCCGTACGCCTGGCTCGCCCAGCACCGGGTGGCCAGGGCCCGCGGCCTCCTGGCGGCCGGACTGCGCCCCGCCGAGGTCGCCGGCCTCGTCGGCTTCGCCGACCAGGCGCACCTCACCCGCTGGTTCCGCCGGGTGCTGGGGGTGACCCCGGCGGCGTACCGCAACAGCGTTCAAGACACCTAG
- a CDS encoding Uma2 family endonuclease, which translates to MTAMAHEPLSQEDVLLEGFLALDTPEGFRAELIEGEIVVTPPPDGDHEKYISRIVKQVIRRSRTDMDFSGNKGLKLRSGGACPKNHLIPDVTFGPTERDLFGGADSWMPCDGVAMVMEVTSTKPQADREAKRRCYARAGIPLYLLVDRDTAQVTVFSEPKGDDYREHCARPFGKPVALPEPFAFDLDTADLV; encoded by the coding sequence ATGACTGCCATGGCCCACGAGCCGCTCTCGCAGGAAGACGTCCTGCTGGAGGGCTTCCTCGCCCTGGACACCCCGGAGGGCTTCCGGGCAGAGCTGATCGAGGGGGAGATCGTTGTGACGCCGCCGCCGGACGGGGATCACGAGAAGTACATCAGCCGGATCGTGAAGCAAGTGATCAGACGCTCCCGGACCGACATGGACTTCTCGGGGAACAAGGGGCTGAAGCTGAGGAGCGGGGGCGCATGCCCCAAGAACCACCTGATTCCGGACGTCACCTTCGGCCCCACCGAGCGAGACTTGTTCGGCGGAGCCGACTCCTGGATGCCCTGCGACGGCGTCGCGATGGTGATGGAGGTGACCTCGACCAAGCCGCAGGCCGACCGCGAGGCAAAACGCCGTTGTTACGCCCGCGCGGGCATCCCGCTCTACCTGCTCGTCGACCGGGACACGGCGCAGGTCACGGTGTTCAGCGAGCCGAAGGGTGACGACTACCGCGAGCACTGCGCCCGCCCCTTCGGCAAGCCCGTCGCTCTTCCGGAACCGTTCGCCTTCGACCTGGACACGGCCGACCTCGTCTGA
- a CDS encoding MerR family transcriptional regulator gives MRIGELAAVVGVTTRAVRHYHQLGLLPEPERRANGYREYGLRHAVVLARIRRLTELGLGLAEVRDVLADDAGKDLVEVLTELDEDLARQEAALRERRARLRTLLDAEGGMPAEGPVSPELAALFAGTSHLSDSPMALKDREIIAFLETAMPAGDRERLVASVGEALGSPGAVARAGEAYALLDALAGAEPGDPRVEEAAVALSGCIPPGLFPGTGELDADDGFLRAFYDDLAPAQAEAVRRALRILAEERR, from the coding sequence ATGCGGATCGGAGAACTCGCCGCCGTCGTCGGCGTCACCACGCGGGCCGTGCGGCACTATCACCAACTGGGGCTGTTGCCCGAGCCCGAGCGGCGGGCCAACGGGTATCGGGAGTACGGGCTGCGGCACGCCGTCGTGCTGGCGCGGATCCGGCGGCTGACCGAGCTGGGGCTGGGGCTCGCCGAGGTGCGGGACGTGCTCGCGGACGATGCGGGGAAGGACCTCGTCGAGGTGCTGACCGAGCTGGACGAGGATCTGGCGCGGCAGGAGGCGGCCCTGCGGGAGCGCCGGGCGCGGTTGCGGACCCTGCTGGACGCGGAGGGCGGGATGCCCGCCGAGGGGCCCGTGTCGCCCGAGCTGGCCGCGTTGTTCGCCGGCACCTCGCATCTGTCGGACTCGCCGATGGCCCTGAAGGACCGCGAGATCATCGCCTTCCTGGAGACCGCCATGCCGGCCGGGGACCGGGAGCGGCTGGTGGCGTCGGTGGGTGAGGCGCTGGGGAGTCCGGGGGCCGTTGCGCGGGCCGGAGAGGCGTACGCGCTGCTCGACGCGCTCGCCGGTGCCGAGCCCGGTGACCCGCGCGTCGAGGAGGCCGCCGTGGCGCTGTCCGGCTGCATTCCGCCGGGGCTGTTCCCGGGGACGGGGGAGCTCGACGCGGACGACGGTTTCCTGCGCGCCTTCTACGACGATCTCGCCCCGGCCCAGGCGGAGGCCGTCCGCCGCGCGCTGCGGATCCTCGCCGAGGAGCGGCGATGA
- the yaaA gene encoding peroxide stress protein YaaA, with product MLVLLPPSEGKASSGRGAPLKPESLSLPGLTAAREAVLTELVELCAGDEDKAREVLGLSEGLRGEVAKNAELRTAGARPAGEIYTGVLYDSLGLASLDTAAKRRASRSLLVFSGLWGAVRVTDRIPSYRCSMGVKLPGLGALGAHWRTPMAAVLPEVAGRGLVLDLRSAAYAAAWKPKGEVAGRTASVRVLHAPTRKVVSHFNKATKGRIVRSLLTSGAEPKGPAELVEALRDLGYIVEAQAPAKSGQSWSLDVLVDEIH from the coding sequence GTGCTTGTCCTGCTGCCGCCGTCCGAAGGCAAGGCCTCTTCCGGCCGCGGTGCCCCGCTGAAGCCGGAGTCGCTGTCGCTGCCGGGGCTGACCGCCGCCCGGGAGGCCGTCCTCACGGAGTTGGTCGAGCTGTGCGCCGGTGACGAGGACAAGGCGCGTGAGGTGCTGGGGCTGAGCGAGGGGCTGCGGGGCGAGGTCGCGAAGAACGCGGAGCTGCGCACGGCGGGGGCGCGGCCGGCCGGGGAGATCTACACCGGCGTGCTCTACGACTCCCTCGGTCTGGCGTCCCTGGACACGGCCGCCAAGCGGCGGGCCTCGCGGTCGCTGCTCGTGTTCTCCGGGCTGTGGGGTGCCGTGCGGGTGACGGACCGGATTCCGTCCTACCGGTGCTCGATGGGCGTGAAGCTGCCGGGGCTCGGGGCGCTGGGCGCGCACTGGCGTACGCCGATGGCGGCGGTACTGCCCGAGGTGGCCGGGAGGGGGCTGGTGCTGGATCTGCGGTCCGCCGCGTATGCCGCCGCCTGGAAGCCGAAGGGCGAGGTCGCCGGGCGTACGGCGTCCGTGCGGGTGCTGCACGCGCCCACGCGGAAGGTGGTCAGCCACTTCAACAAGGCGACCAAGGGGCGGATCGTGCGCAGCCTGCTGACCTCGGGGGCCGAGCCGAAGGGGCCGGCCGAGCTGGTGGAGGCGCTCAGGGACCTCGGGTACATCGTGGAGGCGCAGGCTCCGGCGAAGTCGGGGCAGAGCTGGTCGCTGGACGTGCTGGTGGACGAGATCCACTAG
- a CDS encoding bifunctional 4-hydroxy-2-oxoglutarate aldolase/2-dehydro-3-deoxy-phosphogluconate aldolase, whose protein sequence is MVSPAPPASVLDLAPVVPVVVIEDAADAVPLARALVAGGLPAIEVTLRTPAALEAIREIAREVPGAVVGAGTVIRPAQVAEAVAAGSRFLVSPGWTDGLLEAMRASGVPFLPGVSTASEVVALLERGVREMKFFPAQAAGGTAYLKSLSGPLPQARFCPTGGIGPASAPDYLALPNVGCVGGSWMLPQDALAARDWGRVEELARAAAGLSAGGTCR, encoded by the coding sequence ATGGTCTCCCCTGCCCCGCCCGCGTCCGTGCTGGACCTCGCGCCCGTCGTCCCCGTCGTCGTCATCGAGGATGCCGCCGACGCCGTACCGCTGGCGCGGGCGCTGGTCGCGGGCGGGCTGCCCGCGATCGAGGTGACGTTGCGGACGCCCGCGGCCCTGGAGGCGATCCGGGAGATCGCCCGGGAGGTGCCCGGGGCGGTGGTCGGGGCCGGGACGGTGATCCGGCCCGCGCAGGTCGCGGAGGCGGTGGCCGCGGGCTCCCGCTTCCTGGTCAGCCCGGGCTGGACGGACGGGCTGCTGGAGGCGATGCGGGCCTCCGGGGTGCCGTTCCTGCCGGGGGTGTCGACGGCGTCCGAGGTCGTGGCGCTGCTGGAGCGCGGGGTGCGGGAGATGAAGTTCTTCCCGGCGCAGGCCGCGGGCGGCACCGCGTATCTGAAGTCGCTGTCGGGGCCGCTCCCCCAGGCCCGTTTCTGCCCCACGGGCGGGATCGGCCCGGCCTCCGCCCCGGACTACCTCGCCCTGCCCAACGTCGGCTGCGTGGGCGGGAGCTGGATGCTGCCGCAGGACGCCCTCGCCGCCCGCGACTGGGGGCGCGTCGAGGAGCTGGCCCGTGCGGCGGCGGGGCTCAGCGCAGGTGGGACGTGTCGTTGA